GCCCTCCCGCGCCAGCTCCTCCGCCAGCTCGGGAGCGAGCGCCGCGTGGTGCGCCCGCGGCACGTAGCGCAGAGCGTTCCTCAGCGCCAAACGCCGCTCCGTCGCGGAGAGGACCTGCCGGCGGCTCGGCGCGTGGCTCACCCCCGCCCCCCCCGGCGGCGCCTCGGGCAACGTCTCGGGGATCCCCTCGAGGATCTCCCGCCGGAAGGCCTCCAGCTCGCCGGACATCACTTCAGCTCGATGGGGTACGCGTGCACCTTCCAGATGTCATGCGCGTACTCGCGGATCGTACGGTCGCTCGAGAACTGCCCCACCTGGGCCACGTTCCTTAGCGACATACGGTGCCACCGCGTCCAATCGGCGTAGGCCTCGTCGATCCTGAGCTGCGCCTGCCGATAGGTCTCGAAGTCCGCGAGGAGCAGGTAGTAGTCGGAGTGGAGCAGCGACTCGACGATCGGCTGGTAGAGTCCCGGGTGGTCCGGGTTGAAGTACTCCCCCGCGAGGAGGTCCAGCACCTCGGCGACGTGCGGATTCTCGTGGTAGAGGCGCCGCGGCTGGTAGCCCTCGCGCCGCAGCCGGTCCACCTCCTCGACGGTGTGGCCGAAGATGAAGATGCTCTCGGGCCCCACGGCCTCCGCGATCTCCACGTTCGCTCCATCCAGCGTGCCGAGCGTCACCGCCCCGTTCAGCGCGAACTTCATGTTCCCCGTCCCCGAGGCCTCGAACCCGGCCGTCGAGATCTGCTGCGAGACGTCGGCCGCCGGGAAGAGCGCCTCGGCGGCGCTCACGCTGTAGTTGGGGAAGAAGAAGACCTTGATCCACTGGCTGACGTGCGGGTCGGCGTTCACGCGCTGCGCGATGTCGTTGATGAGCTTGATGATCAGCTTGGCCATGGCGTATCCCGGCGCCGCCTTGCCCCCGAAGAGGAAGGTCCGCGGCGTGCGCAGATAGCCCGGGTTGCGCTTCACCTGCAGGTAGAGGTGAATGATGTGCAGCGCGTTCAGGAGCTGACGCTTGTACTCGTGCATGCGCTTGACGTGAATGTCGAAGATCGAGTCGGGGTCCAGCTTGAGCCCGAAGAGCCGCCCGATGTGGTTCGACAGCCGCACCTTCGCCTCGCGCTTCACGAGCGACAGGTCCTGCAGGAACCCCTCCTCATTGGTGGCCTCGTTCAGCCGGCTGAGCTCGTCGAGCTTGGTAGGCCAGGCGTCTCCGATGCGCCGCGTGATGAGCTCCGCGAGCGGCGCGTTGCACGAGAGGAGCCAGCGGCGCGGGGTCACGCCGTTGGTCTTGTTGTTGAACTTGCGCGGCCAGATCCGATGGAACTCGGGCATCACGCGGTGCTTGAGCAGCTCCGTGTGCAGCGCCGCCACGCCGTTGACCGAGAAGGACCCCACCACGGCCAGGTTCGCCATGCGCACCATCTTGTGCGTCCCCTCCTCGAAGAGGGAGACGTGCCGCACCAGCTCCGGGTCGTTCGGGAAGCGCTGCCGCACCTCCTCGAGGAAGCGATGGTTGACCTCTTCGAGGATCTGGCCGTGGCGGGGCAGGAGGCTCGCAATCATCTCCACCGGCCACTTCTCCAGCGCCTCGGGGAGGAGCGTGTGGTTCGTGTAGGCCATCGAGTGGGTCGTGATCTCCCACGCCTTCTCCCAGTCGTAGCCGTGCACGTCGAGGAGCAGGCGCATCAGCTCCACCACCGCGAGCGAGGGATGCGTGTCGTTGAGCTGGAAGACCACCTTGTCGGCCAGGTTGTCGAGGGTCCCGTGGTTCGAGAGGTGCCGGCGGATCGCGTCCTGCAGGGTGGCCGAGACGAGGAAGAACTGCTGCCGCAGCCGCAGCTCCTTGCCCGAATAGACGTTGTCGTTCGGGTAGAGCACCTTGGTAATGCTCTCGGCCATGACCTTGTGCTCGACGGCGCGGATGTAGTCGCCCGCGTTGAAGTCCTCGAAGTCGAAGTCCGCCGTGCCGCGCGCCTCCCAGAGGCGCAGGGTGTTCACCGTGTTGTTGCGAAAGCCGGGGATCGGCGTGTCGTAGGCCGTGGCCAGGATGTCGTGCGTGTCGACCCAGCGGTGCCTGAGCCTTCCCCGCTCGTCAGCGTAGACCTGGACCCGCCCGCCGAAGCTGATGCGCACGTTGTACTCGGGGCGGGCGATCTCCCACGGGTTCGGCAGCCTGAGCCAGTCGTCGGGCTCCTCGACCTGTCGACCGTCGCGGAGCTCCTGCCGGAAGATGCCGTAGCCGTAGCGCAGCCCGTAACCGTAGCCGGGGATCTGCAGCGTGGCGAGCGAGTCGAGGAAGCAGGCCGCGAGGCGCCCGAGGCCGCCGTTGCCGAGGCCCGCCTCGGCCTCGAGGTCCTCGAGCTCGTCGAGCGAGTAGCCGAGCTCGTCCATGGCCTGGCGGAAGGGCTCGAGCAGCCCGAGGTTGACGAGCGCGTTGTGCAGCGCCCGCCCCATCAGGTACTCCATCGAGATGTAGTACACGCGGCGCGCGTCGGCCTGGTAGTAGGTCTGCTGGGTGTTGATCCAGCGCGTGATGAGCGCCTCGCGTACCGACAGGCACAGGGCGTGGAACCGGTCGCGCGGGGTGGCGGCGATCTCGTCGCGGCCGAGATAGGCCTGGACGTTGCGTACGAACGAACGCTTGATCGATTCCACGTCGGAGGCCACCTCGGCCGAGCGCCAGAGCGTCGGCCGCGGGCGGCGGGGGCTTTCATTGGTCTTCAGCATTCGTCCTCCCTCGGACTGGGCGGCCATTGTAGCGGATTCTCCCGCTCCATAATCCCCTTTACGCTGCCCCGGCCGTCGCCGTAACATGGCGCGGGCATTGTGAAGCAGCAGACGGTTTCAGGGGCGGCATGGCAAAACTGATCCTCGTATCGGGTGACGAGCCCCAGGAGTTCGAGCTGGGGCCGATGAACAGCATCGGGCGCCACCCGGACAACACGATCCAGATCCTCGATCGCATCGTCTCGAAAGAGCACTGCCACATCATCCAGACGCCCGACCGGCGCTTCCTGCTGAAGGACCTGGGAAGCCTGAACGGGACCTACATCGGCCAGGATCGCGTCACCCAGCGGGTGCTGCGCGAGGGCGACGAGATCGTGCTCGGCTCCACGCGCCTCCTCTATCGCGACGACGCGCACGCGCCGGTGGTCGAACGGGTCACCATCGCGCCGGGGACGATGCAGAGCCACATCCGGCAGCGCATCGCGGCCGGGCCCGACGCGGACTTCCGCCCCGAGCGGGAGCTCTTCGACGAGCAGGCGCTAAGGCGCGACTACGAGCGGCTGCGCATCGCGCACGAGCTGGCCCGCGCGGTGGGCAACGAGCTCGACCTGGACCGGCTCTTGGAGAAGATCCTCGACAAGGCCTTCGAGCTGCTCTCCGCCGACCGCGGCGTGATCCTGCTCATGAACGACGCGGGGCAGGCCGTGCCGCGCGTGGCCAAGCAGAAGCACGGCGGCTCGGGCGAGCAGATCGTCCTGTCGAACAGCATCATCAACGAGGTGATCCGCGAGAAGCAGGCCGTGCTCTCGTCGGACGCGACGGTGGACAGCCGCTTCTCGGGGGCCCACAGCATCATCATGCAGGGGATCCGCTCGACCATGTGCGTGCCGCTTCTGCACGGGCAGGAGCTCCTCGGCATCATGCACCTCGACTCGCAGATCGCCACCAACGCCTTCAGCGACAAGGACCTGCAGGTCTTCACCAGCATCGGCAACCAGGCCGCCGTAGCGATCCAGAACGCGCGGCTGGCGCACAAGATCGAGTGGGAGGCCAGCACGCGGGCCCAGTTCCAGCGCTTCTTCTCGCCCGGAATGGTCCAGCAGATGATCGAGGGGCGGCTGAAGCTGGACAGCATCGGCGAGATGCGCGACGTGACGATCCTCTTCGCCGACATCCGCGGCTTCACGGCCATGACCGAGAACTCGAACGCTCACGACATCGTGAGCATGCTGAACGACTACTTCGAGGTGATGGTGGAGGTGCTCTTCCGCTACCAGGGGACCCTCGACAAGTACGTGGGCGACGAGATCATGGCCCTCTTCGGCGTCCCGATCGCGAACCCCGACGCGCCGTCGCTGGCGGTGGATTGCGCCATCGAGATGCAGGAAGCGCTGAACGAGTTCAACCGCACTCGGCGCTCGGAGAGCCAGCCGCCGATCCACGTCGGGATCGGCATCTGCACCGGCCCCTGCGTCTACGGCGCCATCGGCTCGAGCAAGACCCTGCAGTACACGGCCATCGGGGACCCGGTGAACACGGCCTCGCGCTTCTGCTCGATGGCCAAGGCGGGCGAGATCATCGTCAGCGAAAACACCTTCGCCCACGTCCAGCACCGCATCGAGGGGATCGCCCTCCCGAAGCTGCGCGTGAAGGGCAAGGTGGAGGAGCTGAACGTCTACAAGATCATCGGCTCGCGCAACGGCGGCTGGAGCAAGGACTCCACGCGGCCGACGTAGCGGGGGCCCGTACGGCCGCCACGGCCAGGCCAGCATCCACCCCGCGCCCGAGTAATCCGTCTCATTACAAACGGTTATGGCCGCTGAATCCTGGCAGGCCGCTTGCACTTGGCCTGGGCTCAACGAAGGAGATCAGGACCCATGCGCTCCACGCTGTGGTGCCTCGGTTTGCTCTGCGCCCTCCAGGGGTCGGTCCGGGCGGAGGGCTTCAGCTTCACCGTCGGGAAGAACCTCGAGGCCGACCGCTACGTCGCCGCCCCGAAGGGCCGGGCCGTCTATGGCCGGGTGGTGGGAGGCCTGAACCTCCCGCTTCTCTGGAAGCTCGGGGCCGGTACCCAGGTCAAGAGCTTCCTGCGCTTCGACCCGCAGCTCTTCTACTGGGACAAGGAAGCCTATCAGGAGGGGCGCTACCTGCTGCGCACGAAGCACTTCGACCGGGACGGGGGGGAGTTCGCGGCGATCTCCAGTCACGCGGTCCGGCGCATCACCGACGTCCTCGAACCGGGCAACTGGACGAAGCCTGCGACGGCCCGTTGGACTGAGCTGCGCACGAAGGTCTTCGCGCTCCTGCGGCAGGGGGCGCCCGATCGGGTCCTCGCCACCGCCTGGATCCCTCGCGAGCGCGACAAGCTGCACTTCGGGGAATACGGCCTGCTGAACTTCAAGACCATCTACTGCGAGGGAGTGGACACGCGGCTCTCGCTGCGAAAGGGCGAGGTGGTCTTCGAGGCCCGACCGCTCCTCATCGACACCTACTTCTCGGGCGGGACCGTGCGGGCGCGGGACTGGGGCGACTGGGTCAAGATCGCGAGCTACAAGCCGGGGCGACGGGCAAAGGAGCTCTTCCTCCCCGCGGGTCTCGAAAAACTCCTCTACCTCGACGACGCGGTGATGGAGAATCTCGGCCGTCCCGCCCCCGTGACGACAGCCTCGGCGAAGTAGGCTCGAGAGCACACCGGCGGGCCGACGGCTCGCTCGCGCCTCGACCACCACAACCCGCTCAGCTCATTCCGCCGCGGACCCTCAGTCCTCGAGGAAACGAACGTAGCCTTCCGGCAGCGGGTAGGCGGCGGCCTTCTGGCGCGCCGCTTCGGGCGTGCTGGGATTGGCGGCCAGGTAGTACATGACCCACTCGTCGGCCCCTTCGGCGAGCTGCGCGAGCACCTCGGGCGGCGTTCGCGGATTCGAGGCCACCCCCCTGCGCACGCCCCAATCGGGATGAGCCGCCAGGGACGTGAGCGTCTCGGGCGGCGTGCTCGGATTCGCGCCAACCATCTCCTGCGTGTAGTAGAACGCGTCCTCCGCGAGACGGGCGAGCACCTCGGGGGGAGCGGCGGGGTTCTTCGCCACGCAGGAACGCACCTCGCGCACGGGGTCCGCGGCCAGTCGGACGAAGGCCTCCGCCGGGGTTCGCCCGTTCTCGGCCAGGCGCGCGCGCACGGTCGGCTCGGCGTCCTGCGCGAGGCCGAGCAGCGCCTCGGGCGGGGCGCTCGGATTGAACGCCACCGCTGCGCGAACTCCTCCATCCACGTCGCGGGCCAGTCGCGCGAGCAGGAGAGCGGGCGCCTCGCGATCCTCGGCCACCCGCACCCGAACCCAGCGATCGGGATCCGAGGCCCGTTCGGCAGCCGTTTTCGCCTGCTTCCTGCGTCGGGCCATCGCGCGCGCGGGGGCTGGCCGCCTACCGCCCGAGCGCGGCGAACAGACGACCCGTGACCTGGGCCATGGGCGCGTTACCGTCGATGTGGCGCAGCAGGCCCGCCCGCTCGTAGTAGGGGACGAGCGGAGCGGTCTTCTCGTGGTACTCGCGGAGCCGGGAGGTGAGCACGACCTCGGTGTCGTCGTCGCGCTGGATCAGGCGCGCGGCCACCTCCGGGGGGGGAGGGTCGAAGCGCAGGTGATAGACCCTGCCCGTGTCGGGGTCCGAGCGGCGGCCGGTCACGCGCTCGACGAGCACCGCGTCCGGAACCTCGAGCAAGAGCACGTGGGCCAGGCGCTTGCCGCGCTCGGCGAGCAGGGCGTCGAGCGCCTTGGCCTGCTCCACGGTCCGCGGAAACCCGTCGAGCAGAAACCCCGCCGCGCAATCGGGCTCCGCCAGCCGCTCCCTGACCATCTCGATCACCAGCTCGTCGGGGACGAGCTGGCCGAGGTCCGTGAAGGCCCGGCAGCGCGCGCCGAGAGGGGTGCCGCCGCGGATCTGCGCGCGAATGAGGTCTCCCGTCGAGATCTGGGGGATCTGGAACGCGTCGATGATCGCCGCGGACTGCGTACCCTTCCCCGCGGCCGGAGGACCGAGGAAGACGAGGTTCATGGCTGACTCCTGCGCCGAGCGGGCCTTTCTACGACAGGCGGCCCTCCCTGGCAACGGGCTGGTTCCGGCGCCGGCTCGGGGAAGTGTAACGGCACCTCTCATCGCAGCGCCGCCGAACGGGCCGGAGCGTTGACGCGTTGGGCCGCGCTCCGTCACACTGAGGTGCGGGCCTACCGTTGGCTCTGCTGGGTGAGCGCCCGTGAGAGGTCCGTACATCCCGTTTCTCGGGTCTACCCGCCTGGTGGCCACCCTGGTGGTGCTGGCCGGGCCGTTCTCGACGGGCTGCGTGCGCGGCGGCTTCGCCCTCCTCGCCCCGGCAGACGTGGACGCTCCCGCCGGTCCTGGCGACGGCGGGCCACCCTACCTGCACGACGGGACGACCGGCGGCTGGGATGGCGCCTTCCCGGCGTTCCCCGGCGACGGCCTCACCCCGGACGACGCGCGCGGTAACGCCGACGGTGCCGCTCGCGACGCCCCAGGGCCGGGCCGCGATCTCACGCGGAGCCTCGACGGACGGCCGGCGTTCCCCGCCGACGCGCGCGTCCCGGACACCACCCGTCGCGATGCGGCCTTGGCAGATGCCCCTCCCCCGGTGGGAGGACCGTGCGTGCACCCGACCGTGGTGGAACGCTGCACCGCGGGCTGGTGCACGATCCCCGCCGGGTGCTTCCGCATGGGCTCGCCGGTCACGGAGCCCTGTCGCGACGCCACCGACGAGACGCAGCACGAGGTCCGCTTGACGCGCGCCTTCGAGGTCGCGGCGGCCGAGGTGACCCAGGGGGAGTTCAACACGCGCCTCGGCTACCTGCCGACCGGGTTGAAGACGGGGTGCGGGACGAGCTGCGCGATCGAGCTCGTCGGGTCCCACGAGGCGATGGCGTACTGCAACGCGCTCTCCGCCAGCGCCGGCCTCGCCCGCTGCTACAGCTGCAGCGGCACACGAGGGAGCACCGCCTGCACCGCCGCCCCGGGCTACGCGGGGAGCGACCTCTATCGCTGTCCGGGGTATCGCCTCCCAACGGACGCCGAGTGGGAGTACGCGGCCCGCGCCGGCAGCTCGTCGGCCTTCTACAACGGCTCCATCACCAACTGCGGTCCGCGCGCCGACCCGGGCGCGGAGCTCATCGGCTGGTACGCGCGCAACTCCTCCAACTCCGTGCACCCCGTGCAGCAGAAGGCCAAGAACGCGTGGGGGCTCTACGACATGTCCGGCAACCTCGCCGAGTGGGTGCAGGATCTCTACGCGGCGGACCTCGGCGGGGCGGCGCGCATCGACCCCGTCAGCGCCGTGGCCGTCGGCGACCGCGTGGTGCGCGGCGGCTCCTACTTCTCTCCCGCCGAGGAACTGCGCTCCGCAAGCCGCTTTCACCTGCCCGCGCAGACCACGCCCGCCTATGCCACGGTCGGCTTTCGTTGCGCGCGCACGCTTCCCTGACCGACCCGAGGGCCCGCCCTCAGCGCGCGGCGATGGCCTCCCCATCCACGGTCAGCCACTCCGCAGGACCGAAACGCGCCACGAGGGCAGCCGCGAGGCGATCCGTATCCCCGACGACCACGATCGTGGCGTCGGCAGGCCGGAGAAGACTCGCTGCGGCCCGACGCAGTCCCCGTGCGTCCAGGCGGGCCACCTGCTCGGGAAGCCGGCCGAGCGCGTCCGCGGGACGGCCGTGCGTAGCCAGCTCCACCGCGGCGTTGAGCAACCCCGCCACCGTCTCGGCGCGCGCGGGCAGCTTCTCGACGACCAGCCGACGCCCCTTCCGGAGCTCGGCGGGAGGGACGTCGGTCGACCTCAAACGCTCGAGCTCGTAGAGCAGCTGGTCGAGCGCCGCGAGCGTGTCCTTCGTCGCCACCTGCGCCTCGGCGTAGAACTGGCCCGGCCCCCGCGGCTGGTCGAAGACCGCGTGCGCCCCGTAGGTGAAGCCGTGCCGCTCGCGCAGGTTCTCGTTCAGTCGGCTCGTGAAGCAGCCGCCGAGGATCGTCCCGATCAGCCGCACCGCCGCCTCGGAGGTCGCCGCGCGGGGCGGCAGGAGGTGTCCGACGCGGATTACCGACTGGCTGGCGCCTCGTCGGCGGACCAGCACCAGCCGCGGGGAGCGCCGCGGCCCGACGCGCGCCGCATCGAGCTCGCGGGCCTCCGGCTCGCCCGAGGCCCGCTCCTCCGGCTTCTCCTCGCTCCCCTTCCAGTCGCCGAAGCGCGCGCGCAGGTTCCGCAGCAGGCGCTCGGGGACCACGTCGCCGACGGCCACGAGGACCACGTTCTCGGGGCGCACGTGCTGCCGGTAGAAGCGGCGCACGTCCTCCACGGTCAGGCGATCCACCTCGGTCGGCGTCGGGAGGAGCGGCCTCGCGTAGGGGTGCTCGCCGTAGAGGCTGCGACGGAGCGCGAGCGCCGCGACGCGGTCGGCGCGGGTCCGGCGCTGCTCTCCCCGCGCTCGGAGCTGCGTGCCGAGGCGCACGAACTCCTCCGCCTCGAGTCGCGGACGACGCACCACGTCCGCGAGCAGCGCCAGCACCTGCTCTTCGTGGCGGCTGAGCGCCTGGATCGACACGAGCATCGAATCCCAGTCGGCCGAGCTGTAGATGCTCGCGCCCATCTGCTCCAGCTCCGCGGCGAAGGAGAGCGCGTCGCGCGCTCCGGCCCCGCTCTCGAGCAGCTCGGCGGTGGCGTAGGCCAGGCCCACCCGCTGCGGCGGGTCGCTCGACGCCCCGCGCAGCACGAGCGCCCCCAGGCGCAGGATCGGCAGATCCCGCTTGGGGAGCATCCACACCTGCAGCCCGTTCTCGAGCCGCGTCACCGTCGCCACGGGGAACGGAAGCGCGCGCGCGGGACCGAGCGGCGGCCGCCGCTTCATGAAGACCGGCACGGCGACCGCCCCCCCGGCGGCGCCCGAGCGCGGCGCGCCGCAGGCGCAGGTAGCGAGCTGCGCGCCGAGGAGCGCCACGAGCACGAGGAGCCTGAGCAACGCCGTCACTCCGCGGCTCCGTGGGCCGGCACGACCCAGAGCTGCACGCGACGCCTCAGATCGATCACGCGTCGACTGGCCGCGTGCACAGCCTCGGGCGTGGCCCGGCGAAAACGCGCCAGATCGCGGCCCAGGTAATCGGGTTGCCCGGTGAGCGCAAGGTAGCGGTTCAAGAGTTCGGCCCGCCGCTGCACCCGTTGCAGCCCGGCCACGAAGGCGGTCTCCACCTGGTTCTTCACCCGCTCGAGCTCGAGCGCCGTCGGCGGAGCGGCCAGAAAGCGCGCGAGCTCGCGCTCCACGACCCGGAGGAGCCTCGTCCGCGAGACCCCGGGCCGGGCCGTGACCTCCACCACGAAGGTGGAGGCGAGCTGACCGGAGTCCTGCCGCGCCTCCACGTCCAGCGCCACCTGCCGCTCGTAGACCAGCGCCTGGTGCAACCGCGAGCGCCGGCCCTCGGCGAGGAGCATCGCCGCGAGGTCCAGCTCCGCGTCCCCCGGAGTGAGCGCCGGAGGCGAGAGCCACGCCAGGTAGAGTCGCGGCGTCTTCACCCGGTCGGCGACGGTGCGCTGCACCGGGCGCCGGAGGCTCACCGGCGCGCGGTGGGGCGCGTCCACGGGGGGCGGGGCCGGGATCCAGGCGAAGTAGCGCTCCACGAGCCTCCGGGCGTGGGCGGGCTCGAAGTCCCCCGCCACCACGAGCGAGGCGTTGCGCGGCGTATAGAAGCGCCGAAAGAGCTCCTGCACGTCGCGGAGGGTCACGGCCCGCAGATCCGACGGCGAGCCGATCACGGGCCAGCTATAGGGGTGTCCCTTGGGGTAGAGCAGGGTCGGTAACAGGAGCTGGGCCACGCCGTAGGGGGCGTTCTCGTAGTTCTGGCGGCGTTCGTTCAGCACCACCTCGCGCTGCAGGTCCAGCTTGCGCTGCGTGAGCGCGAGCGGGAGGGTGGCCATGCGGTCGGCCTCGATCCACAGGAGCCGCTCGAGCAGCCGCGACGGTCCGACGTCGTAGTAGACCGTCATGTCCTCGCTCGTGTAGGCGTTGTTCCACCCCCCGGCACGCTCCATCAGCTGATCGATCTGCTTCTCGGGCACGTTCTGCGAGCCCGAGAACATGAGGTGCTCGAAGAGGTGGGCCGCCCCCGACCGTCCTGCGGG
This Deltaproteobacteria bacterium DNA region includes the following protein-coding sequences:
- a CDS encoding GAF domain-containing protein, producing MAKLILVSGDEPQEFELGPMNSIGRHPDNTIQILDRIVSKEHCHIIQTPDRRFLLKDLGSLNGTYIGQDRVTQRVLREGDEIVLGSTRLLYRDDAHAPVVERVTIAPGTMQSHIRQRIAAGPDADFRPERELFDEQALRRDYERLRIAHELARAVGNELDLDRLLEKILDKAFELLSADRGVILLMNDAGQAVPRVAKQKHGGSGEQIVLSNSIINEVIREKQAVLSSDATVDSRFSGAHSIIMQGIRSTMCVPLLHGQELLGIMHLDSQIATNAFSDKDLQVFTSIGNQAAVAIQNARLAHKIEWEASTRAQFQRFFSPGMVQQMIEGRLKLDSIGEMRDVTILFADIRGFTAMTENSNAHDIVSMLNDYFEVMVEVLFRYQGTLDKYVGDEIMALFGVPIANPDAPSLAVDCAIEMQEALNEFNRTRRSESQPPIHVGIGICTGPCVYGAIGSSKTLQYTAIGDPVNTASRFCSMAKAGEIIVSENTFAHVQHRIEGIALPKLRVKGKVEELNVYKIIGSRNGGWSKDSTRPT
- a CDS encoding glycogen/starch/alpha-glucan phosphorylase, whose product is MLKTNESPRRPRPTLWRSAEVASDVESIKRSFVRNVQAYLGRDEIAATPRDRFHALCLSVREALITRWINTQQTYYQADARRVYYISMEYLMGRALHNALVNLGLLEPFRQAMDELGYSLDELEDLEAEAGLGNGGLGRLAACFLDSLATLQIPGYGYGLRYGYGIFRQELRDGRQVEEPDDWLRLPNPWEIARPEYNVRISFGGRVQVYADERGRLRHRWVDTHDILATAYDTPIPGFRNNTVNTLRLWEARGTADFDFEDFNAGDYIRAVEHKVMAESITKVLYPNDNVYSGKELRLRQQFFLVSATLQDAIRRHLSNHGTLDNLADKVVFQLNDTHPSLAVVELMRLLLDVHGYDWEKAWEITTHSMAYTNHTLLPEALEKWPVEMIASLLPRHGQILEEVNHRFLEEVRQRFPNDPELVRHVSLFEEGTHKMVRMANLAVVGSFSVNGVAALHTELLKHRVMPEFHRIWPRKFNNKTNGVTPRRWLLSCNAPLAELITRRIGDAWPTKLDELSRLNEATNEEGFLQDLSLVKREAKVRLSNHIGRLFGLKLDPDSIFDIHVKRMHEYKRQLLNALHIIHLYLQVKRNPGYLRTPRTFLFGGKAAPGYAMAKLIIKLINDIAQRVNADPHVSQWIKVFFFPNYSVSAAEALFPAADVSQQISTAGFEASGTGNMKFALNGAVTLGTLDGANVEIAEAVGPESIFIFGHTVEEVDRLRREGYQPRRLYHENPHVAEVLDLLAGEYFNPDHPGLYQPIVESLLHSDYYLLLADFETYRQAQLRIDEAYADWTRWHRMSLRNVAQVGQFSSDRTIREYAHDIWKVHAYPIELK
- a CDS encoding adenylate kinase; the protein is MNLVFLGPPAAGKGTQSAAIIDAFQIPQISTGDLIRAQIRGGTPLGARCRAFTDLGQLVPDELVIEMVRERLAEPDCAAGFLLDGFPRTVEQAKALDALLAERGKRLAHVLLLEVPDAVLVERVTGRRSDPDTGRVYHLRFDPPPPEVAARLIQRDDDTEVVLTSRLREYHEKTAPLVPYYERAGLLRHIDGNAPMAQVTGRLFAALGR
- a CDS encoding formylglycine-generating enzyme family protein, with the protein product MRGPYIPFLGSTRLVATLVVLAGPFSTGCVRGGFALLAPADVDAPAGPGDGGPPYLHDGTTGGWDGAFPAFPGDGLTPDDARGNADGAARDAPGPGRDLTRSLDGRPAFPADARVPDTTRRDAALADAPPPVGGPCVHPTVVERCTAGWCTIPAGCFRMGSPVTEPCRDATDETQHEVRLTRAFEVAAAEVTQGEFNTRLGYLPTGLKTGCGTSCAIELVGSHEAMAYCNALSASAGLARCYSCSGTRGSTACTAAPGYAGSDLYRCPGYRLPTDAEWEYAARAGSSSAFYNGSITNCGPRADPGAELIGWYARNSSNSVHPVQQKAKNAWGLYDMSGNLAEWVQDLYAADLGGAARIDPVSAVAVGDRVVRGGSYFSPAEELRSASRFHLPAQTTPAYATVGFRCARTLP
- a CDS encoding insulinase family protein produces the protein MPRRTVACCVALLLLAGRDATASPLGIPHERFRLKNGLDVILHADRRLPRVVVHVLYRVGSRNEPAGRSGAAHLFEHLMFSGSQNVPEKQIDQLMERAGGWNNAYTSEDMTVYYDVGPSRLLERLLWIEADRMATLPLALTQRKLDLQREVVLNERRQNYENAPYGVAQLLLPTLLYPKGHPYSWPVIGSPSDLRAVTLRDVQELFRRFYTPRNASLVVAGDFEPAHARRLVERYFAWIPAPPPVDAPHRAPVSLRRPVQRTVADRVKTPRLYLAWLSPPALTPGDAELDLAAMLLAEGRRSRLHQALVYERQVALDVEARQDSGQLASTFVVEVTARPGVSRTRLLRVVERELARFLAAPPTALELERVKNQVETAFVAGLQRVQRRAELLNRYLALTGQPDYLGRDLARFRRATPEAVHAASRRVIDLRRRVQLWVVPAHGAAE
- a CDS encoding insulinase family protein — encoded protein: MTALLRLLVLVALLGAQLATCACGAPRSGAAGGAVAVPVFMKRRPPLGPARALPFPVATVTRLENGLQVWMLPKRDLPILRLGALVLRGASSDPPQRVGLAYATAELLESGAGARDALSFAAELEQMGASIYSSADWDSMLVSIQALSRHEEQVLALLADVVRRPRLEAEEFVRLGTQLRARGEQRRTRADRVAALALRRSLYGEHPYARPLLPTPTEVDRLTVEDVRRFYRQHVRPENVVLVAVGDVVPERLLRNLRARFGDWKGSEEKPEERASGEPEARELDAARVGPRRSPRLVLVRRRGASQSVIRVGHLLPPRAATSEAAVRLIGTILGGCFTSRLNENLRERHGFTYGAHAVFDQPRGPGQFYAEAQVATKDTLAALDQLLYELERLRSTDVPPAELRKGRRLVVEKLPARAETVAGLLNAAVELATHGRPADALGRLPEQVARLDARGLRRAAASLLRPADATIVVVGDTDRLAAALVARFGPAEWLTVDGEAIAAR